One window from the genome of Kluyveromyces marxianus DMKU3-1042 DNA, complete genome, chromosome 3 encodes:
- the MNN4 gene encoding LicD family protein — MPSIVHLVHIPRKKRFIHIFLAFISVFVVLHLISPLYGQEFELLNYKQVAESIDAFRAHAPAHVVQFYQKFRYNNELRYPKEYDLREDLLKIRYGKNNGSYWGSFEEVKYYDADPRMVWSVYLNELERREYDEVPFAWYDWADFHEYNKLLAMGPEQVPCEFLFQNAFDRDKLREVEREIGEELFHVDREAYEGQRWYETQMQASDKNVIRLLAKHCAVAETVNGSSSSSTSMSYRWGENVRVLDLFDKVRAEVYQFQARSFVLNTLQPPRSLTMVNGPTDVLQFNVRQSRQNASDYETVVSSGMLERFVRETAAGEEEQEQGPRFDHISKFKKFVKSDAAQKHRLVIKELDETRAVMHDDSQGYMMLQESDFEFDAQAKIRELEAREQKDSDNPLSPHDRAYLDSLRFSMSMHFAFTPKYFHEASHVQAFKKYGAHFDKRFFNGPLIVEQPQMELRLDSLIRNFQKFANANGLVSWLAHGTLYGWLYNGRTFPWDNDGDLQMPIRHLNILAQYFNQTLVLEDPSEGNGKFLIDVTSSITHRINGNGLNNIDARFIDIDSGLYIDITGLSVSTCPETGFNKYYKERSKDIDSRDIKFRDPNLIPGLNDLSLEQLLEEVKQRPDDFPGAQALIEKLIKKFRVQTRRRASPEANLSPEQIYNMNHQLKLYNCRNFHFVSLDTLNPLIKTTFHGVPALVAEKHITYLNNEYRVPTAYQYMKFRTNAFVPELGIWTTTSVLSKLMNKNQINEKVQPVHKPISSLRPEDVYKLLENMANTGMSELLATIYNSMPINQYRVKEMEIAYDNNLSRNDKIKLLNMLRNNVGPHLPRSQKDPWLYRYERRMWEEMVRTREEDCSNARQFVDNKMAYNLWYAIIKVAERNYPMFKISTSEKPPVEKAIVAEGTVDLNKVGAPVFQTGHLRYSNIFQSDPNILDR, encoded by the coding sequence ATGCCTTCGATAGTGCACTTGGTGCATATCCCGAGGAAAAAGCGGTTCATACACATTTTCTTGGCATTTATTAGTGTATTTGTGGTATTGCATTTGATAAGCCCGCTTTATGGCCAGGAGTTTGAGCTATTGAACTACAAGCAAGTAGCAGAGTCGATAGACGCGTTCAGGGCACATGCGCCTGCACATGTGGTGCAGTTTTACCAGAAATTCCGGTACAATAACGAGCTCAGGTACCCGAAAGAGTACGATCTACGTGAAGATCTTTTGAAGATCAGGTATGGGAAGAACAATGGGTCGTACTGGGGGTCGTTTGAGGAGGTGAAATACTACGATGCGGATCCCCGGATGGTGTGGTCGGTTTATTTGAACGAATTGGAGAGACGGGAGTACGATGAGGTGCCATTTGCGTGGTACGATTGGGCGGATTTCCATGAGTACAACAAGTTGCTTGCGATGGGGCCCGAGCAAGTGCCATGCGAGTTTCTCTTCCAGAACGCGTTTGATCGGGACAAGCTACGGGAGGTCGAGCGTGAGATTGGGGAGGAGTTGTTCCATGTGGACCGGGAGGCGTACGAGGGGCAACGGTGGTACGAGACGCAGATGCAGGCATCGGATAAGAATGTGATTCGGCTTCTAGCGAAGCATTGTGCGGTGGCTGAGACGGTGAACGggtcgtcgtcgtcgtcaaCGTCGATGAGTTATAGGTGGGGCGAGAACGTGCGGGTGCTTGACTTGTTCGACAAGGTGCGTGCGGAGGTGTACCAGTTCCAGGCGCGGTCCTTTGTGTTGAACACTTTGCAGCCTCCGAGATCGCTAACGATGGTTAACGGGCCCACCGATGTGTTGCAGTTCAACGTCAGGCAGAGCAGGCAGAACGCTAGCGACTACGAGACCGTGGTTTCGTCTGGGATGCTGGAACGGTTCGTGCGAGAAACTGCTgctggagaagaagaacaagaacaggGGCCGAGATTCGACCATATCTcgaagttcaagaagtttgtGAAGTCTGATGCGGCCCAGAAACACCGGTTGGTGATCAAGGAGCTCGACGAGACTCGTGCAGTCATGCACGATGACTCGCAGGGATACATGATGTTGCAGGAATCCGACTTCGAGTTCGATGCCCAGGCGAAGATCCGGGAGTTGGAGGCCCGCGAACAAAAAGATAGTGACAATCCGTTATCACCACACGATCGCGCGTACTTGGACTCGCTCAGGTTCTCGATGTCGATGCACTTCGCTTTCACGCCAAAGTACTTCCACGAGGCGTCTCACGTGCAAGCGTTCAAGAAGTATGGGGCCCATTTCGACAAACGGTTCTTCAACGGCCCGCTTATCGTTGAACAACCTCAGATGGAGTTGAGATTGGATTCGTTGATCCGCAACTTCCAGAAGTTCGCGAACGCGAACGGCTTGGTATCGTGGCTCGCCCATGGTACGCTTTACGGATGGCTCTACAACGGCAGGACGTTCCCATGGGACAACGACGGCGACTTGCAAATGCCCATCAGACACTTGAACATCCTTGCGCAGTATTTCAACCAAACGCTAGTGCTCGAGGACCCTTCAGAGGGGAACGGCAAGTTCTTGATCGATGTGACAAGCTCCATCACGCATCGCATCAACGGTAACGGCTTGAACAACATCGATGCCCGGTTCATCGACATTGATTCGGGTCTTTACATCGATATCACCGGTCTTTCTGTTTCTACATGTCCTGAAACTGGTTTCAACAAGTACTACAAAGAGCGTTCGAAGGATATCGATTCCAGGGACATCAAGTTCCGTGATCCCAATTTGATCCCGGGGCTCAACGACTTGAGCTTAGAGCAGCTCTTAGAAGAGGTCAAGCAGAGACCCGATGACTTCCCTGGCGCTCAAGCACTCATTGAAAAGCTGATCAAAAAGTTCAGAGTACAAACACGAAGAAGGGCCTCTCCAGAAGCGAACTTGAGCCCCGAGCAAATCTACAATATGAACCACCAGTTGAAGTTGTACAATTGTAGGAACTTCCACTTTGTGTCGTTGGATACCCTCAACCCATTGATCAAGACAACGTTCCATGGAGTACCTGCTTTGGTGGCAGAAAAGCATATCACGTACCTCAACAACGAATACAGAGTTCCAACAGCGTACCAGTACATGAAATTCAGGACCAATGCTTTCGTACCCGAGTTGGGAATCTGGACCACCACCTCGGTGCTTTCCAAGCTAATGAACAAGAACCAGATCAACGAGAAGGTGCAACCGGTACACAAGCCGATAAGCAGTCTACGGCCAGAAGACGTCTACAAATTGTTGGAAAACATGGCCAATACGGGCATGTCGGAGTTGCTAGCCACCATATACAATTCTATGCCAATCAACCAGTACCGTGTgaaggaaatggaaatcGCTTACGACAATAACCTATCACGAAACGATAAGATCAAGCTACTAAACATGTTGAGAAACAATGTTGGCCCGCACTTGCCACGATCCCAGAAGGATCCATGGTTATACAGGTACGAGAGACGGATGTGGGAAGAGATGGTGCGAACCAGGGAAGAAGATTGTTCGAACGCTAGACAATTCGTGGACAACAAGATGGCGTATAATCTGTGGTACGCTATCATCAAGGTTGCAGAACGCAATTATCCAATGTTCAAGATATCTACTTCGGAGAAGCCTCCAGTAGAGAAGGCTATAGTGGCCGAGGGAACGGTCGATCTAAACAAGGTGGG
- the CTF18 gene encoding Ctf18p: MPAPLPTFTARASDSVLQVHEFDPSAKRFVSASGQTVSLRKRKPAHAALVEGQTTWTSDESYGVNVNTLLDRIEGGTPLERPADTPANESSGLANGKASGKASASANASANGTLWTEKWRPHKFLDLVGNEHTNRRILAWLRQWAPTVFDEPLPDALPNASGNGNGNASGADDTTPMDPLGRPTKRILLIHGPPGVGKTSVSHVVARQAGYSVVEINASDERAGERVRLKVQNALFNHTFNSKPVCLVADEIDGSVENGFIRVLLDIIKSDSNATKEMVLGGGGRARGKARARGKSQGKNKNKNQLLTRPIVAICNNLYAPALEKLRPHCEIIAFRKPSETALLERLELVCKTERVPVSKAYLKDLAVLSQGDVRNCLNNLQFRARATTSTGTTSSGPDDGKDIAISWYRICNSVFRKNPHMEPEVQLSHLLKDVETSGNHERVVEGCWTMYPETRYSDHGVSKPARISDWLFFHDRMFQSLFEHNGELVRYCSFTPLQFFVLFADNANKEGTNNNNGRSRDGGTTTTSPGGVTSLFELREAERACMNLLDVVRSRLSVHSQVYTTKRSLLGETLPAVEDLISVDLSRIRDVPTRQRCVDTVLPLFHDFRLRIQEQTQGSINSSSSYTHLLVVDPPLDELVLMDEKRRRDVVTKKPAALKFSLAKLEEERIKKRALKAVADEKREQSEQKRRRMEAGTSGGATGTTTGTSTSTSTSTGNFMEQYNSIKKREVTPEAKDTASESRIWVKYKEGFSNAVRKNVTWSQLWEGPGS, translated from the coding sequence ATGCCTGCACCACTGCCCACATTCACCGCGCGCGCCAGCGACTCGGTGCTGCAGGTGCACGAGTTTGATCCCTCTGCGAAACGCTTCGTGTCTGCATCCGGCCAAACAGTTTCTCTCCGCAAACGGAAACCAGCACACGCGGCGCTAGTGGAGGGCCAGACGACGTGGACCTCGGACGAGTCGTACGGCGTGAACGTGAATACGCTGTTGGATCGCATTGAGGGGGGGACTCCCTTGGAGAGACCTGCGGATACACCCGCGAATGAATCGTCTGGCCTTGCCAATGGCAAGGCCAGCGGCAAGGCTAGTGCCTCGGCTAATGCCTCGGCTAATGGCACCCTGTGGACGGAGAAGTGGCGCCCGCACAAGTTTCTCGATCTTGTGGGAAACGAGCACACGAACAGGCGGATCCTTGCGTGGCTCAGGCAATGGGCGCCCACGGTATTTGACGAGCCATTGCCGGACGCATTGCCAAATGCATCTGGaaatggcaatggcaacGCCTCTGGAGCAGACGACACCACACCCATGGACCCGCTGGGCCGCCCGACCAAACGGATCCTGCTGATCCACGGCCCACCGGGCGTGGGAAAGACTAGTGTGTCGCATGTGGTTGCGCGCCAGGCTGGGTACAGCGTGGTAGAGATCAACGCGAGCGACGAGCGTGCCGGCGAGCGCGTGCGTCTCAAGGTCCAGAACGCGCTGTTCAACCACACGTTCAACAGCAAGCCCGTGTGTCTTGTGGCGGACGAGATCGACGGGAGTGTTGAGAACGGGTTCATCAGGGTGTTGCTGGACATAATCAAATCGGACTCGAACGCAACCAAAGAGATGGTCTTGGGAGGGGGCGGCAGGGCCAGAGGTAAAGCTAGGGCCAGAGGTAAATCCCAGggcaagaacaagaacaagaatcAGCTGCTCACGCGGCCCATTGTAGCCATCTGCAACAATTTGTACGCGCCGGCGCTCGAGAAGCTGAGACCCCATTGCGAGATCATAGCGTTCCGCAAGCCTTCGGAAACCGCGTTGCTCGAGCGTCTCGAGCTCGTGTGCAAGACCGAAAGGGTCCCCGTGTCCAAAGCGTACCTGAAAGACCTTGCCGTGTTGTCGCAGGGCGATGTGAGGAACTGTCTCAACAATTTGCAATTTAGAGCGCGTGCCACTACTAGTACGGGCACTACTAGTAGTGGCCCAGATGATGGTAAGGATATTGCCATTTCGTGGTACCGTATATGTAACTCGGTGTTCAGGAAGAACCCGCACATGGAGCCCGAGGTGCAGCTTTCGCATTTGCTCAAGGATGTGGAGACGAGCGGCAACCACGAGCGGGTCGTGGAAGGGTGCTGGACGATGTACCCTGAGACTCGTTACAGCGACCATGGTGTCTCGAAACCTGCGCGTATTTCCGATTGGTTATTTTTCCACGACCGGATGTTCCAGTCGTTGTTTGAGCATAACGGCGAGCTGGTGCGGTACTGTTCGTTCACGCCGTTacaattctttgttttgtttgcCGATAATGCGAATAAGGAGGGGACGAACAATAACAATGGGAGAAGTAGAGACGGTGggacgacgacgacgagTCCCGGTGGTGTTACGAGTCTGTTTGAGCTGCGCGAGGCGGAGCGTGCGTGCATGAACCTGCTGGACGTGGTGAGGTCGCGGCTTTCGGTGCACTCGCAAGTGTACACGACGAAACGGTCGCTGCTGGGGGAGACGTTGCCTGCGGTGGAGGATCTGATATCTGTGGATCTGAGCCGGATCCGCGACGTTCCTACGAGACAACGGTGTGTCGATACCGTGTTGCCATTGTTCCACGACTTTCGGTTGCGGATACAAGAACAGACGCAGGGGAGTATTAACTCTTCCTCGTCTTATACGCATCTTTTGGTAGTGGACCCGCCGCTTGACGAGCTGGTGCTGATGGACGAGAAGAGACGGCGAGACGTTGTTACGAAGAAACCCGCGGCGCTAAAGTTTTCGTTGGCGAAGCTCGAAGAAGAGCGGATCAAGAAACGGGCGTTGAAGGCGGTTGCCGATGAGAAGAGAGAGCAGAGCGAGCAGAAGCGCCGCAGGATGGAGGCAGGTACTAGTGGTGGTGCCACAGGCACTACTACTGgtactagtactagtactagtacAAGTACTGGCAACTTCATGGAGCAGTACAACTCCATCAAGAAGCGAGAAGTCACGCCCGAGGCCAAGGACACGGCATCGGAGTCGCGTATCTGGGTCAAGTACAAGGAAGGGTTCTCGAACGCGGTGCGCAAGAACGTTACGTGGTCCCAGCTCTGGGAGGGGCCAGGGTCCTAG
- the TY1B-DR6 gene encoding gag-pol fusion protein, whose product MLDTGAQISVVTDLKLLHNYTSNITRNITAANMGTLNTMGEGILILRLSNNVVVQFPAVYSEETPSNILSVMQLTAKQKITVDFYQRKMLVQDHNINIDIIHRNGFYWLSSEYLVLNETNIHSPADDDSPVSISLCHIRENTVPKKKWSLEFIHNLLAHVNIKQIRKSISNGDIRFIKLEDIDWSDMNSFTCQYCNIGKGKFHDHFTDSRDVYMKKFKKFEYLHTDIMGPFREDNTIPPNYLITFSDEVTKYRWIFPMSLASEHQVSAIMRKLISNIRTQQGVRVKEILMDQGSQYTGRMVRDLLDEFGIEGKYTSTGDKRSNGVAERLNRTLLDDARTLLASANLPEFLWYDAAEFAVIVRNSMHMRKLDGSPNMAAGLGGIAINKILPFGQPVVVYYNTGKKTLPRGKIVYALHPAKQSYGYTFYDPSSKQTMETTNYKIINTIQGDYLNSEENLDTLNQVDDIVRQRSNDPSTDSQRHITHRNQREQDYISQERDPTDEPQQPESDSTETHGNYLRTHKNEFQKGIATHTLGKDSRYPVRNSSDVPSQSPQEVQETLPVALSPASPPNNIFISQERLMEEEARSVKHPTKHVPAENGKRPAQRDELGVSTKRPNTKASPEQCSPIPEHLSHNDDTTDTSSLNEEERRSLYDKLSAKYRDSSIELQSTDSLYGGGGSDIGDLSNPDKQIMGIISCTKTELKINDSKSDQNHEHQIDAIVNMLIQENPVQTYDNIKHENRVKIPLVNSLKMVRSLPNTKIDRSLSYSQAITKNSNHQEREAFKEAYDSEIAQLMRRGTWDTTEVDIKSIEPHKLLNTMFIFTTKRDGRKKCRLVVRGDLQHWSTYEKHLESNTIHHYALMTILSVALEENMIVKQLDITAAYLYADLKEELYIRTPPHMKMPNKAFRLRKSLYGLKQSDANWYGTITSFLKERCGLKEDKIWSCVFTKEPPLSIIVCIFVDDIIVTGKDTQEIERFLEQLRSTYETKLVHDGKMGEDGTARYDILGLDLEYKRNGYMKFGMLDILSHKLPLLNLPLREGSRYNQAPVSSSSEPPKVDKNLYVTEKDYKSNVKKLQQVVGLLSYVAHKFRFEALYHVNVLAQYQLYPTDEVMKWANESVQYFWNTKEKRLVWTKNKTPVDYEFTIISDASDRCEPEGKSRLGWFYEIYGHKISARSTKSSYVCDSSTGAEICAMKEATKFDFAISALLFTLTGKRPRVRLLSDNKPALGRITNPNSTVSPFKPTFTRTMELREKHNEGLCDFTYIPTEQNVADILTKVLSAKRFNRLTNGWLI is encoded by the coding sequence ATGCTTGACACGGGAGCACAAATATCAGTGGTTACTGACTTGAAACTACTCCACAACTACACCAGCAACATTACAAGAAACATAACAGCCGCCAACATGGGAACATTAAACACTATGGGCGAAggaatattgatattacGTTTATCCAATAACGTAGTAGTTCAATTCCCGGCTGTATactcagaagaaacaccctcaaatattttaagCGTAATGCAATTAACAGCTAAACAAAAGATTACGGTAGATTtctaccaaagaaagatgcTAGTCCAGGATcacaatatcaatatcgaTATTATTCACCGAAATGGATTCTATTGGCTATCGAGTGAGTATCTGGTTCTAAATGAGACAAATATCCACTCGCCAGCCGATGACGATTCCCCGGTAAGTATTTCGTTGTGTCACATAAGAGAGAACACAGTACCTAAGAAAAAATGGTCATTAGAGTTCATACATAACTTATTGGCACACGTCaatataaaacaaattaGGAAATCAATCTCCAATGGTGATATACGATTCATAAAACTTGAAGACATAGATTGGTCTGATATGAACTCGTTTACTTGCCAATATTGTAACATTGGTAAAGGGAAATTCCATGATCACTTCACAGATAGTAGAGACGTTtatatgaagaagttcaaaaagtttgaatatcttcataCTGATATCATGGGTCCATTCCGAGAGGATAACACTATCCCACCGAACTATCTAATAACGTTTAGTGATGAGGTAACAAAGTATCGATGGATATTCCCAATGTCCCTGGCCTCAGAACATCAAGTGTCTGCTATCATGCGGAAactaatatcaaatataagaaCACAACAGGGAGTTCGAGTAAAGGAGATCCTAATGGATCAAGGCTCCCAATATACTGGACGAATGGTCCGAGACCTATTGGATGAATTTGGTATAGAAGGAAAATATACGTCTACAGGCGATAAACGTTCAAACGGAGTAGCTGAAAGGCTCAACCGTACATTATTAGATGATGCTAGAACACTTCTAGCAAGTGCCAACCTTCCAGAATTTTTATGGTACGATGCAGCTGAATTTGCAGTTATCGTTCGGAATTCGATGCATATGAGAAAACTCGACGGATCTCCGAATATGGCAGCAGGTCTCGGCGGTATCGCTATCAACAAGATATTACCATTTGGGCAACCGGTGGTAGTATACTATAACACTGGCAAGAAAACGTTGCCACGAGGTAAAATAGTTTATGCACTACACCCAGCCAAACAATCCTATGGCTATACTTTCTACGATCCTAGTTCAAAGCAAACTATGGAGACTACTAACTATAAAATCATTAACACCATCCAAGGTGACTACCTCAATAGCGAGGAAAACCTTGATACCTTGAATCAAGTAGATGACATCGTAAGACAGAGATCAAACGATCCATCTACAGATTCACAACGTCATATCACGCACAGGAATCAGCGTGAACAGGATTATATATCCCAAGAGCGGGATCCTACTGACGAACCCCAACAACCAGAGTCCGACTCAACTGAGACTCATGGTAATTACCTAAGAACTCATAAGAACGAGTTTCAAAAGGGTATAGCGACCCATACATTAGGAAAGGATTCGAGATACCCAGTTCGAAATTCTTCGGACGTACCATCGCAATCACCACAGGAAGTACAGGAAACACTTCCAGTTGCGCTATCCCCTGCATCACCTCCCAATAACATATTTATTAGTCAAGAGCGACTAATGGAGGAGGAAGCACGGTCGGTAAAGCATCCGACAAAGCATGTTCCTGCCGAGAATGGCAAACGACCAGCGCAACGGGATGAACTTGGTGTCTCTACCAAAAGGCCGAACACTAAGGCGTCCCCAGAACAATGTTCACCTATACCTGAACACTTGTCGCATAACGACGACACCACAGATACCTCTTCACTCAATGAGGAGGAACGCCGATCACTCTATGACAAATTATCTGCCAAATACAGAGATTCCTCGATTGAACTTCAATCTACGGACTCTCTGTACGGGGGTGGAGGATCTGACATAGGCGATCTAAGTAACCCAgataaacaaataatgGGTATTATCAGCTGTACTAAAACAGAGCTGAAGATTAATGATTCGAAGTCGGATCAAAATCATGAACATCAAATCGATGCCATCGTAAACATGCTGATACAGGAAAATCCTGTACAGACCTACGACAACATAAAGCACGAAAATCGTGTGAAGATCCCATTAGTGAACTCACTGAAAATGGTTAGGTCTTTACCAAACACGAAGATCGATCGTTCTTTATCTTATTCACAAGcaataacaaagaacagTAACCATCAAGAGAGGGAAGCCTTCAAGGAAGCTTACGACAGTGAGATCGCACAACTCATGAGAAGAGGTACATGGGATACAACAGAGGTTGATATAAAGTCAATTGAACCACACAAACTATTGAACACAATGTTCATATTTACTACCAAAAGAGATGGTAGAAAGAAATGCAGACTAGTAGTAAGGGGAGACCTGCAACACTGGTCTACATATGAGAAACATCTAGAGTCCAATACCATACACCATTATGCTCTAATGACAATATTGAGCGTAGCACtcgaagaaaacatgaTTGTCAAACAGTTAGACATCACTGCTGCTTATTTGTATGCAGACCTCAAAGAGGAACTGTATATAAGAACCCCTCCTCATATGAAAATGCCAAATAAAGCATTCAGATTAAGGAAGTCTCTTTATGGATTAAAGCAGAGTGATGCAAATTGGTACGGGACAATCACTTCGTTCCTTAAGGAAAGATGTGGCCTGAAAGAGGATAAAATATGGTCCTGTGTGTTCACAAAAGAACCACCATTGTCCATCATCGTTTGCATCTTTGTCGATGACATCATTGTTACCGGGAAGGATACGcaagaaatagaaagatTCTTAGAACAACTAAGATCGACATACGAGACAAAACTCGTTCATGATGGTAAAATGGGAGAAGATGGAACCGCCAGGTACGATATACTTGGACTAGACTTGgaatacaaaagaaatggatACATGAAATTCGGAATGTTAGACATATTGTCTCACAAATTACCGCTTTTGAATTTACCACTGAGAGAAGGTTCTAGGTACAACCAAGCTCCAGTTTCCTCAAGTTCCGAACCACCAAAGGTGGATAAGAATCTTTATGTAACCGAAAAGGATTACAAGTCAAATGTGAAAAAGCTACAACAAGTAGTGGGATTACTATCATATGTTGCACATAAATTTAGGTTTGAAGCATTATATCACGTAAATGTTCTTGCTCAGTATCAATTGTACCCCACTGATGAAGTCATGAAATGGGCAAACGAGTCAGTACAATACTTCTGGAACACAAAGGAAAAGCGTCTAGTATGGACAAAAAACAAGACTCCAGTAGACTATGAATTCACAATAATATCTGATGCATCGGATAGATGCGAACCTGAAGGAAAGTCCAGACTAGGATGGTTTTACGAGATCTACGGTCACAAAATTTCGGCCAGATCGACAAAATCAAGTTATGTATGTGATTCATCTACTGGTGCTGAGATATGTGCGATGAAAGAAGCTACGAAGTTCGACTTTGCAATAAGTGCATTGTTATTCACCTTAACAGGAAAGAGACCAAGAGTTAGACTACTATCAGATAACAAACCTGCGTTAGGTAGGATCACCAACCCTAACTCCACTGTGTCCCCATTCAAACCTACGTTTACAAGAACAATGGAATTAAGAGAAAAACATAATGAAGGTCTATGTGATTTCACATATATTCCTACAGAACAAAATGTAGCGGATATACTGACGAAAGTATTGTCAGCAAAGAGATTCAATCGATTAACAAATGGATGGTTGATATAG
- the YAP3 gene encoding basic leucine zipper domain-containing protein (cl02576, the Pfam entry includes the basic region and the leucine zipper region.): MSYISGQQGPFDDQMLRIGASDNYFLSPPPYGGGPDSTGTSTSTSHSHGLGHGPGSGSGPGSGPGMASASASAISMDSELNLSFLQHPGLDVHVKEEDQGFPVLMGGPLSNGMARGHSMVESVPDSITDSMSRRNNNGDSSYTSPMSSGQGQGQGNGSASQTAGQGQGQDKSESSGMKADSEEEQIRRKRAMNRAAQKAFRERKEARVKQLEQQLKDSERDREQLLSELEDLRKHNIEMHAENRILLQTKSAGMPGVPGVPGRLPLAQGLGQGQGQGISQSIPQDLGLGAGPGTCPTKFTFPSKRDFVEELIDLQDQTYDAETVSRTQPVNYSHDGQEMMTISATWEYLHKVSERIDFDLSLVMCKLKGKQVCHGKGPSFYKSDVDRYIQEA, encoded by the coding sequence ATGAGCTACATATCCGGCCAACAGGGCCCATTCGACGACCAGATGCTAAGGATCGGTGCATCAGACAACTACTTTCTATCACCACCACCGTACGGTGGTGGTCCAGATAGTACTGGTACTAGTACCAGTACCAGCCATAGCCATGGCTTAGGCCATGGCCCTGGCTCTGGCTCTGGTCCTGGCTCTGGCCCAGGCATGGCCAGTGCCAGTGCCTCAGCTATATCGATGGACAGCGAACTCAACCTGAGTTTCTTGCAGCACCCGGGGCTCGATGTGCACgtcaaagaagaagaccaaGGGTTCCCAGTACTTATGGGAGGCCCGCTTTCCAATGGCATGGCCAGGGGCCATTCCATGGTGGAATCCGTACCGGATTCCATAACAGACTCGATGAGCCGTCGCAACAACAATGGCGACTCGTCATACACATCGCCAATGTCGTCGGGCCAaggccagggccagggcaATGGCTCGGCCAGCCAGACGGCtggccaaggccaaggccaagacAAATCCGAGTCATCCGGAATGAAGGCGGATTCAGAGGAGGAACAGATCCGCAGGAAACGTGCGATGAACCGTGCGGCCCAGAAAGCGTTTCGCGAGCGGAAAGAGGCCCGTGTCAAGCAGTTGGAGCAACAGTTGAAGGATTCGGAGCGCGACCGCGAGCAGTTGCTGAGCGAGCTCGAGGACCTGCGCAAACACAACATCGAGATGCACGCAGAAAACAGAATTCTTCTCCAGACGAAGTCGGCGGGGATGCCGGGGGTGCCAGGGGTGCCAGGGCGTCTGCCCTTGGCCCAGGGACTGGGCCAGGGTCAGGGCCAAGGCATTAGCCAATCCATACCCCAAGACCTTGGCCTTGGGGCTGGCCCCGGCACCTGCCCCACCAAGTTCACGTTCCCATCTAAAAGAGACTTTGTAGAAGAACTCATCGACCTCCAGGACCAGACCTACGACGCAGAAACCGTCTCGCGCACACAGCCCGTCAACTACTCCCACGACGGCCAGGAAATGATGACCATCTCGGCCACCTGGGAGTACCTCCACAAGGTTTCCGAGCGCATCGACTTTGACTTGTCGCTCGTGATGTGCAAGTTGAAGGGCAAGCAGGTTTGTCACGGCAAGGGGCCATCCTTTTATAAGAGTGATGTGGACAGGTACATCCAGGAGGCCTAG